Proteins from one Bombyx mori chromosome 25, ASM3026992v2 genomic window:
- the LOC101742761 gene encoding ankyrin repeat domain-containing protein 12, with protein MDKRATSGRGEPIPSILKKPKSRHKGDLLDKSTKIKLEKVEGSKKGGEVSAPLPHGCTPLMYACQQADYKTVVEILNKDPSSVRVRDRGLRCALHYCASSGAGASQAARAACADRVLMAAPALAKARDADGLTPLHLAVVHGNVPLVQTLLAAGADVNATDDEQHTVVHWATVCGEVGALRAVLASGADAATPDQHGGYPLHYAAQMCGAPAATDHQSRGAALEILRALIREGGAKVDVRDADGRTPLLWAASAGSAAAVLALHQAGAKVDDSDRDGLTALHCAAARGHTEALETLIGLCGARVDVSDSHGCTPLHYAAALGHADATAALLQHGADAHRQDRKGRSPAHTAAAKGQIETVRILGARGANLWLRNSKGDLPLHEAVASGRRELVKWLLDGRPSQVNATNHEGRTPLHIAAATDNADLCRLLLDRGVDVNLVARSSKNEPITALDCATSRGHRSTAKYLQMHGGLPASKLSNTQIMIDGAPITGLPTRKVTSTKIDVRDRIRIEKREVVELSSPVVERRRIKDNSDSDSMSTISSDDRKVTKKKREHRYADKYCERRKRLMYCQKSFSDGYDSDLDGKSKRTHYERSYRRPKKSRSRSEPSRKHKNNAKHHRRYYRSDSESSSDTTTSSLHRKKTKRHRKRNKKRKSSSSDSSSSESTERRNTKRKGKKTSIHIENDEEKQSINIIKYNQTSVDNSQTHEKKEEIANVTETTLKNYIEKCEFEMHKTKTLSETETDTVSIKTNMVVTEAQIHMERESSQQGNSEITVTVDSSNNVSIETANIPVVSAEAKTENSLQKETESLDIVKAAEDSQAVNNESELLVDTQKEEIKLDNSTTSITENRSSTNIESQGTLSENNTMPELEQNQSDDKELEEKLSKDSQDSSKGDISAATNLKTGESECISTIEATQHTPQRSFQILSTPDEAYNKSQETFDDLKNISNESSVDKSASHDRGSSPVAGHNLMGEEVDHTVEQQKTDVSKSEQKENGAEAMKATDEKRKEFSSTTGSSTENYSTTEKGLVSILKDSSNSERALQQVIMDTVSEEYDVNLPLTPKQSRKASRDSQVISRSNSIYETESYKVLAEIGVEDTSDIMKSLDMQNDIEDEKDMCFGSKLSKDASINGRVASISDNEIYSQTEANGRRKKFRKKGRAKSRTTIRSKSEVSERGYESSGMMDSGFEPSPRALQRRIVSPRLAAYYRQRNASGKYSGKSDSRIPIRKPGDKCAVDMKSVTQRIQTNMRRYYCERKIFQHLLELKRLQIRTSKTNEAVLVKRAIDEYNKSSLASVGLGSYNNPDYSFSSFEKFLYESLRKLQKSGKKHLDNLPEKPFDFDYGESELYKMTAIPDNPCLCTSKTHRCFHAIHAYTGIPCASYLPYKWDHHTMPKPSTTGVTTKSKGFLPKINSKPPTATSRAHVTLEVSNGTEKQLIALPAEKLDKNKRYYVTFTVKGSETPSDNDQSSPKGKIKNKSG; from the exons ATGGACAAGCGCGCGACCAGCGGCAGGGGCGAACCCATTCCGAGCATCTTAAAGAAACCAAAGAGCCGACACAAGGGCGACCTCCTGGACAAGAGTACCAAGATCAAGCTCGAGAAAGTGGAGGGATCTAAGAAAGGCGGGGAGGTGAGCGCACCGTTGCCGCACGGCTGCACCCCGCTCATGTACGCCTGCCAACAGGCCGACTACAAGACTGTCGTTGAGATACTGAACAAGGAT CCATCGTCTGTGCGTGTTCGTGACCGCGGCCTGCGTTGCGCGTTGCACTACTGCGCGTCTAGCGGGGCGGGCGCGAGTCAAGCGGCGAGGGCGGCTTGTGCGGACCGCGTGCTCATGGCAGCGCCAGCGCTTGCCAAAGCCCGCGACGCCGACGGACTCACACCGCTCCACCTCGCCGTTGTTCACGGAAACGTTCCGCTCGTGCAGACGCTGCTTGCCGCCGGCGCTGACGTCAACGCGACGGACGACGAGCAACATACCGTTGTTCACTGGGCGACCG TTTGTGGTGAAGTCGGTGCATTACGAGCTGTACTAGCGTCGGGGGCTGACGCGGCTACACCGGACCAGCACGGCGGATACCCATTGCACTACGCCGCACAAATGTGCGGGGCTCCAGCAGCTACTGATCACCAG agTAGAGGGGCTGCATTAGAAATTTTGCGAGCTTTAATCAGAGAAGGAGGAGCTAAAGTAGATGTTAGAGATGCTGATGGACGTACGCCCTTATTATGGGCGGCTTCCGCAGGATCAGCAGCAGCTGTTCTCGCCTTACATCAAGCTGGAGCCAAGGTTGATGACTCTGACAG AGATGGTTTGACTGCTTTGCACTGTGCAGCAGCACGCGGACACACCGAAGCTCTAGAAACTCTGATAGGTCTGTGTGGAGCACGTGTCGATGTTTCTGATTCACACGGCTGTACGCCACTCCATTATGCTGCGGCGCTCGGACACGCTGACGCCACGGCAGCGTTGTTGCAGCATGGCGCTGACGCTCATCGACAAGACAGAAAAGGCCGCAGTCCAGCTCATACTGCTGCTGCTAAAGGTCAAATAGAAACTGTCCGTATACTTG GAGCACGGGGTGCAAACTTGTGGCTTAGAAATTCTAAAGGTGATCTACCTTTACACGAAGCTGTCGCATCTGGAAGAAGGGAACTGGTCAAATGGCTGTTAGATGGCAGACCTTCCCAAGTAAATGCAACTAATCACGAAGGTCGAACACCACTGCACATAGCCGCTGCCACTGACAACGCAGACCTTTGTCGTCTGTTATTAGATCGAGGTGTGGATGTTAATTTAGTTGCAAGATCATCTAAGAATGAACCGATCACGGCTCTCGATTGCGCCACGTCTCGTGGGCATCGTTCAACTGCAAAATATTTACAGATGCATGGAGGTTTGCCTGCCTCTAAGTTATCTAATACTCAAATTATGATTGATGGTGCGCCTATAACAGGATTACCTACACGAAAAGTCACGAGTACTAAAATAGACGTTCGTGATAGAATAAGAATAGAGAAAAGAGAAGTTGTCGAACTTTCCAGTCCTGTAGTTGAGCGCAGGCGAATAAAGGATAACAGTGACAGTGATTCTATGAGCACTATTTCATCTGATGATAGaaaagtcacaaaaaaaaaacgtgaacaCAGATATGCTGATAAATATTGTGAAAGGAGAAAGAGGTTAATGTACTGTCAAAAAAGTTTTAGCGATGGCTATGATAGTGATTTAGATGGCAAAAGTAAAAGAACGCATTACGAACGAAGTTACAGGCGCCCCAAAAAAAGCAGATCGAGGAGTGAACCCTCGAGAAAACACAAGAATAACGCAAAACATCACCGTAGATATTATAGATCAGATTCAGAAAGCTCTTCAGACACAACAACGAGCTCTTtgcatagaaaaaaaactaagcgaCACCGTAAGAgaaacaagaaaagaaaaagttCTTCGTCGGATAGTAGTAGTTCTGAATCTACCGAAAGAAGGAACACGAAACGTAAAGGCAAAAAAACTTCAATCCACATAGAAAACGATGAAGAGAAGCAAAGTATTAACATAATCAAATACAATCAAACGAGTGTAGATAATTCACAAACTCACGAAAAAAAGGAAGAAATAGCAAATGTAACAGAAACTACcttgaaaaattatattgaaaaatgTGAATTTGAGATGCACAAGACAAAGACACTGAGTGAAACCGAAACAGATACTGtatcaattaaaacaaatatggtTGTCACAGAAGCTCAAATTCACATGGAACGTGAATCTAGTCAACAAGGCAATTCAGAAATAACTGTAACAGTAGATTCTTCAAATAATGTATCAATTGAAACGGCTAACATACCTGTGGTATCAGCAGAAGCTAAAACTGAAAACAGCTTGCAGAAAGAAACTGAATCTTTAGACATAGTAAAAGCTGCCGAAGATTCGCAAGCTGTAAACAACGAGTCGGAGTTATTAGTTGATACTCAAAAAGAAGAAATTAAACTTGATAATTCTACAACAAGTATCACAGAGAATCGATCATCCACTAATATTGAAAGTCAAGGAACATTGAGCGAAAACAATACAATGCCAGAATTGGAACAGAACCAATCTGATGATAAAGAACTTGAAGAAAAACTAAGCAAGGATTCACAAGATTCTAGCAAAGGTGATATAAGTGCTGCCACAAATTTAAAAACGGGTGAATCTGAATGCATTTCTACTATAGAAGCTACACAACATACACCACAGCGTTCATTTCAAATACTCTCTACTCCTGATGAGGCTTATAATAAAAGTCAAGAAACATtcgatgatttaaaaaatatctcaaATGAGTCTAGTGTCGATAAATCAGCATCTCACGATAGAGGTAGCTCACCTGTTGCGGGTCACAATCTCATGGGAGAAGAAGTTGATCATACAGTTGAACAACAGAAAACAGATGTTTCAAAAAGTGAACAAAAAGAAAATGGTGCTGAAGCTATGAAAGCCACTGATGAAAAACGAAAAGAGTTTAGCTCCACGACTGGAAGCAGTACAGAAAATTATTCCACCACAGAGAAAGGTCTTGTATCGATTCTTAAAGATAGCTCTAATAGTGAACGTGCGTTGCAACAGGTTATTATGGATACTGTCTCAGAAGAATACGATGTGAATTTACCTTTAACGCCTAAGCAAAGTAGAAAAGCATCTAGAGATAGTCAAGTAATCAGCAGATCAAATAGTATTTATGAAACAGAAAGCTACAAAGTACTTGCTGAAATAGGTGTAGAGGACACCTCTGACATTATGAAATCATTAGACATGCAAAATGACATTGAAGATGAAAAGGATATGTGTTTTGGAAGCAAATTATCAAAAGATGCAAGTATAAATGGAAGAGTTGCTAGTATAAGCGACAATGAAATTTATAGTCAAACTGAAGCAAACGGTCGAAGGAAAAAATTTAGGAAAAAGGGTCGGGCAAAAAGTAGGACAACCATTCGTTCAAAAAGCGAGGTTTCGGAGCGAGGTTATGAATCAAGCGGAATGATGGACTCTGGGTTTGAACCTAGTCCAAGAGCATTGCAACGTCGTATTGTTAGTCCCCGACTCGCAGCTTATTATCGTCAACGAAATGCAAGCGGTAAATATTCTGGGAAATCCGATAGTAGAATCCCTATTCGTAAGCCCGGAGATAAATGTGCCGTCGATATGAAATCCGTTACGCAACGAATTCAAACAAATATGAGAAG ATATTATTgtgaaagaaaaatatttcaacATCTATTAGAGTTAAAACGTTTACAAATAAGAACAAGTAAAACAAACGAAGCAGTTTTGGTCAAAAGGGCAATAGACGAGTATAACAAATCAAGCCTAGCAAGCGTTGGACTGGGGTCTTACAACAATCCTGATTATTCCTTTAGCAGTTTTGAAAAATTTCTTTATGAAAGCCTCAGAAAGTTACAAAAAAGTGGTAAAAAACATTTAGATAATTTGCCCGAGAAACCTTTTGATTTCGACTATGGCGAGAGCGAACTGTATAAGATGACTGCAATTCCTGACAATCCATGTTTATGCACCAGCAAAACGCATAGATGCTTTCATGCGATTCATGCGTACACTGGAATACCGTGTGCTTCTTATT taccATATAAATGGGATCACCACACTATGCCAAAACCCTCAACTACTGGTGTGACAACAAAATCTAAAGGGTTTCTTCCTAAAATCAACTCGAAGCCTCCTACTGCAACGAGTAGAGCTCACGTTACTTTAGAAGTTTCTAATGGGacagaaaaacaattaattgcTTTACCAGCAGAAAAActagacaaaaataaaagatattacGTAACATTTACCGTGAAAGGCTCCGAAACTCCTTCTGATAATGATCAAAGTTCACCGAAAGgaaaaattaagaataaaagtGGCTAA
- the LOC101745936 gene encoding uncharacterized protein LOC101745936: MCYLNIIFLTCALLATSIAQNSSKDAIGFPEMEENPDLRNKENRQPVFIPARCPDNELFYPGDQKDDWICDCRPAHLYHPGTDKCWPAFRQGPCEVGQYLVLPQNSVIPVCEQNPCNTDTLVQLNGNCEKLGSIAPCNHLYPVSSSLGVNSTTLVVSCVTLSLETRFTEVIGVLCPPGSRRSVNGKCVPTLL, from the exons atgtgttatttgaatattatatttctaACATGTGCATTGTTAGCAACATCAATAGCACAAAACAGCTCAAAAGATGCTATCGGATTCCCGGAAATGGAAGAAAATCCCGATTTGAGAAATAAAGAG aatcgCCAACCAGTGTTCATTCCGGCAAGATGTCCGGACAACGAATTGTTCTATCCGGGAGACCAAAAAGACGACTGGATTTGTGATTGCAGACCAG CGCACCTATATCACCCAGGAACAGACAAATGCTGGCCAGCTTTTCGACAAGGTCCATGTGAAGTCGGACAGTATCTAGTTCTTCCACAAAATTCAGTAATTCCGGTTTGCGAGCAAAACCCTTGCAACACGGATACATTAGTTCAATTGAATGGGAATTGTGAAAAATTGGGATCTATAGCTCCTTGTAATCATTTATACCCGGTATCTTCATCATTAGGAGTTAATTCTACAACATTAGTAGTTAGCTGCGTGACGCTTTCTCTTGAGACAAGGTTTACAGAAGTAATAGGAGTGCTATGTCCTCCTGGGAGTAGACGAAGTGTTAATGGTAAATGTGTTCCTActcttttataa